A window of the Cynocephalus volans isolate mCynVol1 chromosome 10, mCynVol1.pri, whole genome shotgun sequence genome harbors these coding sequences:
- the SNAI3 gene encoding zinc finger protein SNAI3 isoform X1, whose protein sequence is MPRSFLVKTHSSHRVPNYGQLETQREINGACSACGGLVVPLVPPDKAAPSMPGDPPLSWDCTSAISCLSLPLLPRHEEAVRASGPEPLEISRVDPQASRAPSIPLKDRLNHLNLPPVLVLPTRWPPILGPDGNRTPDKLPGAEGTARAPGGFVCFRCHKPYHTLAGLARHRQLHCHLQAGRVFTCKYCGKEYASLGALKMHIRTHTLPCICKICGKAFSRPWLLQGHIRTHTGEKPYACSHCSRAFADRSNLRAHLQTHSDTKKYQCKCCAKTFSRMSLLARHEESGCCPGP, encoded by the exons ATGCCGCGCTCCTTCCTGGTGAAGACGCACTCCAGCCACAGGGTCCCCAACTACGGGCAgctggagacacagagag AAATCAATGGTGCCTGCTCAGCCTGTGGGGGGCTGGTGGTGCCCCTCGTCCCCCCAGACAAGGCGGCCCCTTCCATGCCTGGTGACCCTCCCCTGTCCTGGGACTGCACCTCCGCcatctcctgcctctccctgcccctcctgccGCGGCATGAGGAAGCTGTGAGGGCCTCTGGGCCAGAACCCCTGGAAATCAGCCGGGTGGATCCTCAGGCCAGCCGGGCCCCCAGCATACCCCTCAAAGACCGCCTGAACCACCTGAACCTGCCCCCAGTGCTGGTGCTGCCCACGCGGTGGCCCCCAATCCTGGGCCCAGATGGGAACAGGACTCCAGACAAACTGCCCGGGGCTGAAGGCACAGCCCGAGCCCCTGGTGGCTTCGTGTGCTTCCGCTGCCACAAGCCCTACCACACGCTGGCTGGGCTGGCCAGGCACCGGCAGCTCCACTGCCACCTGCAGGCGGGGCGCGTCTTCACCTGCAAGTACTGCGGCAAGGAGTACGCCAGCCTGGGTGCCCTCAAAATGCACATCCGCACCCACACGCTGCCTTGCATCTGCAAGATCTGCGGCAAGGCCTTCTCCAGGCCCTGGCTGCTCCAGGGCCACATCCGGACCCACACAG GTGAGAAGCCCTATGCCTGCTCTCACTGTAGCAGGGCCTTTGCTGACCGCTCCAATCTTCGGGCTCACCTGCAAACACACTCTGACACCAAGAAATACCAGTGCAAGTGCTGCGCCAAGACTTTCTCTCGCATGTCCCTCTTGGCGCGGCACGAGGAATCTGGCTGCTGCCCCGGCCCCTGA
- the SNAI3 gene encoding zinc finger protein SNAI3 isoform X2: MPGDPPLSWDCTSAISCLSLPLLPRHEEAVRASGPEPLEISRVDPQASRAPSIPLKDRLNHLNLPPVLVLPTRWPPILGPDGNRTPDKLPGAEGTARAPGGFVCFRCHKPYHTLAGLARHRQLHCHLQAGRVFTCKYCGKEYASLGALKMHIRTHTLPCICKICGKAFSRPWLLQGHIRTHTGEKPYACSHCSRAFADRSNLRAHLQTHSDTKKYQCKCCAKTFSRMSLLARHEESGCCPGP, from the exons ATGCCTGGTGACCCTCCCCTGTCCTGGGACTGCACCTCCGCcatctcctgcctctccctgcccctcctgccGCGGCATGAGGAAGCTGTGAGGGCCTCTGGGCCAGAACCCCTGGAAATCAGCCGGGTGGATCCTCAGGCCAGCCGGGCCCCCAGCATACCCCTCAAAGACCGCCTGAACCACCTGAACCTGCCCCCAGTGCTGGTGCTGCCCACGCGGTGGCCCCCAATCCTGGGCCCAGATGGGAACAGGACTCCAGACAAACTGCCCGGGGCTGAAGGCACAGCCCGAGCCCCTGGTGGCTTCGTGTGCTTCCGCTGCCACAAGCCCTACCACACGCTGGCTGGGCTGGCCAGGCACCGGCAGCTCCACTGCCACCTGCAGGCGGGGCGCGTCTTCACCTGCAAGTACTGCGGCAAGGAGTACGCCAGCCTGGGTGCCCTCAAAATGCACATCCGCACCCACACGCTGCCTTGCATCTGCAAGATCTGCGGCAAGGCCTTCTCCAGGCCCTGGCTGCTCCAGGGCCACATCCGGACCCACACAG GTGAGAAGCCCTATGCCTGCTCTCACTGTAGCAGGGCCTTTGCTGACCGCTCCAATCTTCGGGCTCACCTGCAAACACACTCTGACACCAAGAAATACCAGTGCAAGTGCTGCGCCAAGACTTTCTCTCGCATGTCCCTCTTGGCGCGGCACGAGGAATCTGGCTGCTGCCCCGGCCCCTGA